The DNA window CGCCGGGCTTGTCCAGGTACAGCATGCCAGTGAAGCCCTCCACGTAGACAACGGGTGGCTCGGTGAGGGCAGGATTCGAATGGTCGGGGAACTCCAGGTACACGAAATCCTTTGCGACCAGTCCCAAGTGATTGGGTGCATCGAACCGGACGACCCGAATCGACACGTTCGGCAGCTTGCTGATCTCGACAAGCTGGTTCAGCTGACCGGCCATGACCTCGATACCCCCGATGCGTTGCCGCAACACGGACTCGCTCAGCAGCACTTCTAGCGCGAAATTCTCCGAATCATGAAGACGCTCCTGACGCTTCGCGACCATATCGACGTCGCGTTCGATATCAACAGGTTGCCCCTCCGCCTTCCATATGGCGCGCCGGTATTCCGATGTCTGCAGCAGACCGGGCACTAAAGTCGACTGCCACGAGATGGCTCGGCTGGCGGATTGCTCGAGCCCGACGAACATTGCGCGATCTGGGATTATGGCGTCGGCATAAGACTGCCACCAACCATCTTTCCGGG is part of the Nocardia sp. NBC_00565 genome and encodes:
- a CDS encoding helix-turn-helix domain-containing protein, whose amino-acid sequence is MTVSNANERVGGITLSTESNNTTLPRRVLGRRLRELREKRSLSRTRAAEACEMGSQTLWRLESGRSSEIKRMVINALCDLYRAADDDRRVLLWLAQESRKDGWWQSYADAIIPDRAMFVGLEQSASRAISWQSTLVPGLLQTSEYRRAIWKAEGQPVDIERDVDMVAKRQERLHDSENFALEVLLSESVLRQRIGGIEVMAGQLNQLVEISKLPNVSIRVVRFDAPNHLGLVAKDFVYLEFPDHSNPALTEPPVVYVEGFTGMLYLDKPGETARYRAAYSDIQRVALNENDTRRLVEAIAKEYAE